One segment of Drosophila mauritiana strain mau12 chromosome 3R, ASM438214v1, whole genome shotgun sequence DNA contains the following:
- the LOC117144540 gene encoding uncharacterized protein LOC117144540: MCSYPCYPCAALCPCGGSGPSGFYDPCFGPYNGPFNSWCGASGPGFWRGGCC, translated from the coding sequence ATGTGCAGCTATCCTTGCTATCCTTGCGCCGCCTTGTGTCCCTGCGGAGGCAGTGGACCAAGTGGATTCTACGATCCGTGCTTTGGACCCTACAACGGACCATTTAACTCCTGGTGCGGGGCAAGTGGACCTGGTTTCTGGAGAGGTGGATGTTGCTAG